The Chiloscyllium punctatum isolate Juve2018m chromosome 41, sChiPun1.3, whole genome shotgun sequence genome contains the following window.
AACAAGCTTTCATGCCTCAAAAAGTCCCAAGTTATCGCATTAACAGGTCTGTATATTGACATTTACATTGTCAGTTTGGCCCCTTGTATGGTGCACAGTGGAATCTTTGATCGTTAGGCAAATATTTGTGATGCCATTGCCTCTTTAATTTTCTTCAATAATTGTACTGTCAATAGCATACCTCAAACTCTATCGTAAGTCTGGAACATATAATAATACACTTCGTTGGGCAAGTTTGACGCCTcgtgcttttttttaaaacccgCGGCTTGTCTTGAAACTAAAGGAGAGATGGCACCTCTTTAATAGAGGACATATTCAAATGTGTGCGTTTCAAGAAGATCCTAAATGTTGGCGTGTTCATCTGACGTGGATTCACACTGCAGAGAATAATTCTTGTCGAAGTTATTGTCCCAGTACTCCTCGCTGTCCGTCCTGTAGCAGATGGCGAAGTGGACAAAAGAGCCCTGGTCCAAGAAAGGTGGGATGGACAGGTCGAACGAGAACTGGTCAGTACCTGAGTGGCTCGACCCTTCCACATATTTGGCAGGCGTGTCCATGCTGGAGAGCCAATTGTTGAATGTATAGCGGACAATCACCTCCTTGACATAAGAGACATTCAAAACCCTGATCAACCCGTGGACGTCAAAGTGTCTGACAGTAACATTCTCCAGGCAGACACGGTTCCTCTCAGCTCTCTGCATGAAGTCGCTGGCCTCGCAAGGCATGGAGAACGCGGGTCTCAAGCAGTGAATGCCCAGCGCCTTGAACTTCTCGTTCAGGTCGTCCACGATGGCCGGAAAGCTCTGCAGCCGCAGGAAGACCTTGGATGGGATGTAAGGCTCGTCGCTGGCTCGGAAGTGCTTGACGCTGGCCAGGCTGAGCCCCAGCGAGTCGGCGAACTTCACTTTCTTGCGCAGCCCCCCGTTGAATTCGCTGAAGAAGTCGGAGGGGTCGTGCAGGCAGGGCAGCGACTTGGTGCGGCGCCGGTTCAACCTCAGCTCGTTGCTCTGGCGGCTGACGGCGCTGACCAGCACCTCCTTCTCGGGGTTCGAGGCGTCCGCCTGCCGGGACAGCTCGCAAACTTTCCTCTCGTCCCCAGACTCGGAGTTACAGCTTGCCTTGCAGCCGCTGCTGGTGCAGTTTTTGCCGGTGTCGCCTTTGAGGCTGCCATTGCAACAGCCGGTGTTGCAAGCGGCCGGGCTACAGGTCTTGTTACTGTTGTTACCGTTGCTGGTGTTGCAGTTACTGCTGGTGCCCCTAATGTTATTGCAAGCGATGGTGCTGCAGCTCCGATGGATTTTGCAGCCGCTGCCGGTGTTGCTACTGGCGCTGCTGGTGCCCAGGGAAAGTTGCAAGGAGTGGCCAGAGCAAGTAGCCGGCGAGACCTTCAGATCTGCCTGCAGGTCCCGATGCACCGCAGGGGAGATGGCAGGGTCAGGCTCCTCCATGACATGTCGCTCCTCGCCCTTCACCTCCAACCCCGTCCTCCTCCCCTGCCCAAACTCAAACTATTAAAAACAATAACtaatatatatttataaaaacagGGGGAGGCGCTGTCAACAGACCCAGAGCCCGTGTCAATCAAAGCTCTGTTGAAAACTTTGCAAGGGCAC
Protein-coding sequences here:
- the ppp1r3g gene encoding protein phosphatase 1 regulatory subunit 3G; the encoded protein is MEEPDPAISPAVHRDLQADLKVSPATCSGHSLQLSLGTSSASSNTGSGCKIHRSCSTIACNNIRGTSSNCNTSNGNNSNKTCSPAACNTGCCNGSLKGDTGKNCTSSGCKASCNSESGDERKVCELSRQADASNPEKEVLVSAVSRQSNELRLNRRRTKSLPCLHDPSDFFSEFNGGLRKKVKFADSLGLSLASVKHFRASDEPYIPSKVFLRLQSFPAIVDDLNEKFKALGIHCLRPAFSMPCEASDFMQRAERNRVCLENVTVRHFDVHGLIRVLNVSYVKEVIVRYTFNNWLSSMDTPAKYVEGSSHSGTDQFSFDLSIPPFLDQGSFVHFAICYRTDSEEYWDNNFDKNYSLQCESTSDEHANI